CGAGAATGACTCAGAGCCAGCCCTGCTGCCGGGCCGCCCGGGCCGCTTCCGTGCGGTTGCGGGTGCCGGTCTTGCCGATCGCGGAGGAGAGGTAGTTGCGCACGGTCGACTCCGAGAGGTGCAGTTGCCGCGCGATGTCCGAGACCGTCGCGCCGCCGGAGGCCGCGTTCAGGGCGTCCCGCTCCCGGGCGGTGAGCGGGCACGGACCCGCCCCGAGAGCGGTGGCCGCGAGGGCCGGATCGACCACGGTCTCCCCGCCCAGCACCCTGCGGATCGCCCCGGCCAGCTCCTCCACCGGGCCGTCCTTGACCAGGAAGCCCGAGGCGCCCGCCTCCATCGCCCGCCGCAGGTACCCGGGCCGGCCGAACGTCGTCAGGATCAGCACCCGGCACTCCGGCACCTGGTCCCGGAGGTCGGCGGCGGCGTCCAGACCGCTGCGCACCGGAAGCTCGA
The DNA window shown above is from Streptomyces sp. NBC_00247 and carries:
- a CDS encoding response regulator transcription factor — protein: MPQDHRPAPSVRVLLAEDQGMMRGALALLLGMEPDFEVVAQVGSGDEIVPAALTCRPDVALLDIELPVRSGLDAAADLRDQVPECRVLILTTFGRPGYLRRAMEAGASGFLVKDGPVEELAGAIRRVLGGETVVDPALAATALGAGPCPLTARERDALNAASGGATVSDIARQLHLSESTVRNYLSSAIGKTGTRNRTEAARAARQQGWL